A single region of the Enterobacteriaceae endosymbiont of Donacia cinerea genome encodes:
- a CDS encoding FAD-binding oxidoreductase: MTEWSIGKIKKIKYWTKNLFSIIINAKIHNFYAGQFTKLALDINGKKIKRAYSYINSPSNQNYEFYISNIKKGKLSPYLYNLGINDKIFISKHASGNLILNNIQPCENLWMLSTGTGIGPYLSILQDKVCFKKFLKIILVHSVRYIEDFNYLNLVKKIEKNYFDKLIIQIILTRNININNFLYGYIPNLIKNGELEKKIGIKISSHNSHVMLCGNPEMIKQTQDFLEKNKGFSKNLKNKNGNITSERYW, encoded by the coding sequence ATGACAGAATGGAGTATTGGTAAAATAAAAAAAATAAAATACTGGACAAAAAATTTATTTAGTATTATTATAAATGCAAAAATTCATAATTTTTATGCAGGTCAATTTACTAAATTAGCATTAGATATTAATGGTAAAAAAATAAAAAGAGCATATTCTTATATTAATTCTCCAAGTAATCAAAATTATGAATTTTATATTTCTAATATTAAAAAAGGAAAATTAAGTCCATATTTATATAATTTGGGAATTAACGACAAAATTTTTATTTCTAAACATGCATCAGGTAATCTTATTTTAAATAATATTCAACCTTGTGAAAATTTATGGATGTTATCAACAGGTACCGGTATAGGACCTTACCTTTCAATATTACAAGATAAAGTATGTTTCAAAAAATTTTTAAAAATAATTTTAGTACATTCTGTTAGATATATAGAAGATTTTAATTATTTAAATTTAGTAAAAAAAATTGAAAAAAATTATTTTGATAAATTAATTATTCAAATTATTTTAACTAGAAATATTAATATTAATAATTTTTTATATGGTTATATTCCTAATTTAATTAAAAATGGAGAACTAGAAAAGAAAATTGGAATAAAAATTAGTTCTCATAATAGTCATGTAATGTTATGTGGTAATCCAGAAATGATAAAACAAACACAAGATTTTTTAGAAAAAAATAAAGGTTTTTCTAAAAATTTAAAAAATAAAAATGGCAATATAACATCCGAGAGATATTGGTAA
- the tpiA gene encoding triose-phosphate isomerase: MKKFLIIANWKLNGNLKFINKNINLMTKKIDNSLSFCNLSIAPPYVYINYINNFLKNTSISLTAQNVDIHLQGSFTGETSIKMLKDIGIKYVITGHSERRLFHNESNNLVSQKFILIKNNGLIPILCLGETEEQKKYNQTEKIFIQQINNIIKNSNINILNKTIIAYEPVWAIGSGKNANFSEIQKIILFIKKYISSLNKQVAKNIYFLYGGSVNYSNINTFFKKNIINGFLIGKASLEIENFIALVKKTEKIISLLNRS, translated from the coding sequence ATGAAAAAATTTTTAATTATTGCTAATTGGAAATTAAATGGTAATTTAAAATTTATTAATAAAAATATTAATTTAATGACAAAAAAAATAGATAATTCTTTATCTTTTTGTAATTTATCTATAGCTCCTCCTTATGTTTATATAAACTATATAAATAATTTTTTAAAAAATACATCTATATCTTTAACAGCACAAAATGTTGATATTCACCTACAAGGATCTTTTACTGGTGAAACATCTATTAAAATGTTAAAAGATATTGGTATAAAATATGTTATAACTGGACATTCAGAAAGAAGATTATTTCATAATGAAAGTAATAATTTAGTATCCCAAAAATTTATTTTGATTAAAAATAATGGATTAATTCCAATTTTATGTTTAGGAGAGACTGAAGAACAAAAAAAATATAATCAAACAGAAAAAATATTTATTCAACAAATTAATAATATAATTAAAAACAGTAATATTAATATTTTAAATAAAACAATCATAGCTTATGAACCTGTTTGGGCTATTGGATCCGGAAAAAATGCTAATTTTTCTGAAATACAAAAAATTATTTTATTTATTAAAAAATATATATCTTCTTTAAATAAACAAGTAGCAAAAAATATATATTTTTTATATGGTGGTTCTGTTAATTATTCTAATATAAATACTTTTTTTAAAAAAAACATTATTAATGGATTTTTAATAGGTAAAGCTTCTTTAGAAATAGAAAATTTTATAGCTTTAGTTAAAAAAACTGAAAAAATAATAAGTCTACTAAATAGGTCTTAA
- the lysS gene encoding lysine--tRNA ligase, which produces MSENKKNFNDNIKNINNNEIKFRHKKLTELRNNNNIVFPNDFKINISLNEIYKKYDHKNHFLKKKLFHIAGRIVNLRIMGKASFINIQDYTRKIQVYVSQNKISLKEYKKFLEKYDIGDIIGVVGYLFKTKINILSIFCKKIYLLTKAIRPLPDKYHGLQNKEIKYRKRYLDLIVNKKTRNIFQKRSQIILNIRDFMYKQDFIEVETPMMHNIPGGAVARPFITYHNTYNQNMYLRIAPELYLKRLIIGGFNKIFEINRNFRNEGISTQHNPEFTMMELYITYSDYQDLMILFEKLFKTIYKIIFKNYLLKYDNYIFDLKKKFNKLTMKESIIYFYPDFSLENLENTKKLIKIADSLNVKINKNWSQGKIISEIFEEKISDKIIEPTFITEYPIEISPLSRKNDLNPLFTDRFEFFICGMEIANGFSELNDPEEQKKRFEEQQNFKDINNDKNIYKNFYDQDYIEALEHGLPPTAGLGIGIDRLIMLFTNIKSIRDVILFPMLRPI; this is translated from the coding sequence ATGTCTGAAAATAAAAAAAATTTTAATGATAATATTAAAAATATAAATAATAATGAAATAAAATTTCGACATAAAAAATTAACAGAATTAAGAAACAATAATAATATAGTTTTTCCTAATGATTTTAAAATTAATATTTCATTAAATGAAATATATAAAAAATATGATCATAAAAATCATTTTCTAAAAAAAAAATTATTTCATATTGCAGGACGTATTGTAAATTTAAGAATTATGGGTAAAGCTTCTTTTATTAATATTCAAGATTATACTAGAAAAATACAAGTTTATGTGTCTCAAAATAAAATTTCTTTAAAAGAATATAAAAAATTTTTAGAAAAATATGATATTGGAGATATTATAGGTGTAGTTGGTTATCTTTTTAAAACTAAAATTAATATTTTATCTATTTTTTGTAAAAAAATCTATTTATTAACAAAAGCAATTCGACCATTACCTGATAAATATCATGGTTTACAAAATAAAGAGATAAAATATAGAAAAAGATATTTGGATTTAATTGTTAATAAAAAAACACGTAATATTTTTCAAAAAAGATCTCAAATTATATTAAATATTCGTGATTTTATGTATAAACAAGATTTTATCGAAGTAGAAACACCTATGATGCATAATATCCCTGGAGGAGCTGTAGCTAGACCATTTATAACATATCATAATACTTATAATCAAAATATGTATTTACGTATTGCTCCTGAACTTTATTTAAAACGTCTTATAATTGGAGGTTTTAATAAAATTTTTGAAATTAATAGAAATTTTAGAAATGAGGGTATTTCAACTCAACATAATCCTGAATTTACTATGATGGAATTATATATAACATATTCCGATTATCAAGATTTGATGATTTTATTTGAAAAATTGTTTAAAACAATCTATAAAATAATATTTAAAAATTATTTATTAAAATACGATAATTATATTTTTGATTTAAAAAAAAAATTTAATAAATTAACTATGAAAGAATCTATTATATATTTTTATCCTGATTTTTCTTTAGAAAATTTAGAAAATACTAAAAAACTAATAAAAATTGCTGATTCATTAAATGTTAAAATAAATAAAAACTGGAGTCAAGGTAAAATTATTTCTGAAATTTTTGAAGAAAAAATTTCAGATAAAATTATAGAACCAACATTTATTACAGAATATCCCATTGAAATCTCTCCACTATCAAGAAAAAATGATTTAAATCCTTTATTTACTGATAGATTTGAATTTTTTATTTGTGGTATGGAAATAGCTAATGGTTTTTCCGAACTTAATGATCCCGAAGAACAAAAAAAAAGATTTGAAGAACAACAAAATTTTAAAGATATAAATAATGATAAAAATATTTATAAAAATTTTTATGATCAAGATTATATAGAAGCATTAGAACATGGACTACCCCCTACAGCTGGTTTAGGTATAGGTATAGATAGATTAATTATGTTATTTACTAATATAAAATCAATTAGGGATGTAATCTTATTTCCAATGTTAAGACCTATTTAG